The Erythrobacter litoralis HTCC2594 nucleotide sequence GCATGGCGCCAAGGCGATCGTGCTCGCCTGTACCGAGCTGGAGCTGGTCGTCGACATCGATGCGAACGTGCTGCCGATCTACGACACGGCGCGCATCCATTGCGAAGCGGCGATCGAGTGGATCGATTGCAGCTGACACCGGGATCCGGATCGACCACTGCACTTTCTCCGTGTTGCCCGATTGTTCCCGTTGTCGCCGTTTGCGGGCGCTTCTAAGCCTTCCGGCATATGTCGCGCTCCCACCTCGCATCGGATCCGGCCGCCAGTCGCGGACGTGAATTCGCGCACCAGCAGAGCGAGACGCGCGGTCCGCGCAGCGCCTTCCAGCGCGACCGCGACCGGATCATCCATTCGATTGCGTTCCGGCGGCTCAAGTCGAAGACGCAGGTCTTCGTCGCGCCCGACGGCGACCATTATCGCACCCGGCTGACGCACAGCCTCGAGGTGGCGCAGATCGGCCGCGTCATCGCCCGCGCGCTGGGGCTGGACGAGGACCTGACCGAAGCGCTGTGCCTCGCGCATGATATCGGCCACCCGCCCTTCGGCCATGCCGGGGAAAGAGCGCTCCACGATGCCAGCTCGCGTCAGGGCGGGTTCGACCACAATGCCCAGACCCTGCGCACGCTGATGCGGCTGGAGAGCCCCTATCCCTCGCATGACGGCCTCAACCTGAGCTGGGAGGTTCTCGAAGGCCTCGCCAAGCACAACGGCCCGGTTGCCGAGCCGCATCCCGCGCTGGGCGAGCTCGATACGGCGTTTCCGCTCGATCTCGGGCAATGGGGTTCGCTCGAAGCGCAAGTCGCGGCGGTGGCGGACGACATCGCCTACGACAATCACGATATCGACGACGGCCTGCGTGCCGGCATCCTCGATTTCGACGATCTCCTGACGCTCGATTTTCTCGCCGACCTGTGGCGCGACATCGAAGAGCGGTATCCCGGCGTGCCGCACGAGCGGCTGCGGCGTGAACTGGTGCGCAGCCAGATCGGGTTGATGGTCAACGATGTCATTATGCATACCCGGTCTTCGACCGAGGGAATGGAGAGCATCGACGACGTGCGCGGCGCGGCGCGCATGCTGGGCGGCTTTTCGCCCGAAATGTTCGAGCAGGAGCGCGCGCTCAAAAAATTCATGTACGACCGGCTGTATTACCATCCGCAGCAGGTCGCGGCGGGAGAGAAGGCGAGGGAAGTAATCTCGCGGCTCTACGCCGCCTACGACCAGGATCCTGAACTGATGGGCGGAGGCTGGTCTTCCGACATTCCGCAACAAGCGGCCGAGCGCAGTCGCCACATCGTCGACTACATCGCCGGGATGACCGATCACTTCGCGCTCGAGCAATGCCGCCAGATCTACGGCAAGGCGCCGAGCGGCCTTGGCACCGTCTAGCCTCCGGCCAGCGCATATTCGGCACAAAGCTGCCCTGCGCCCATGGATTCGGTTGTCCAAGCCCCCTAACAGCGTGGCACGCAGAGGGTAGAACACGTCGCATGTCCACACGCACCCGCATCGCCCTGGTCGGCGCGACCGGTCTGATCGGCCAGGAAATCCTGCAGCTTTCGGTCGGGCGCGAAGACTTGCGCATCGTCGGCGTTGCGCGGCGCGAGGTGCCGTTGCCGGAAGGCGCGCGCATGGAAGTGTTCGTGGCCGAACCGGCCAAGTGGGGCGAGGTTTTCGAAGCCGTCCGCCCCGATGCAGTGATCTGCGCGCTGGGGACCACGATCCGCAAGGTCGGCGGCGACAAACAGGCTTTTCGCGCGGTCGACCATGATCTCGTGCTCGACACCGCGCGCGCTGCGGTCGACGCGGGAGTGGAGCGGTTTCTTTCCGTATCGTCAGTCGGCGCGGACCGGCATTCGAAGAACTTCTACCTGTCGGTCAAGGGCGAAACAGAAGCGGATCTGACCAAGGTCGGCTTCAAGCGGCTCGATATCCTGCGGCCGGGCCTGCTTCGCGGTGCGCGCAACGGTGACATGCGTCCTGCCGAAAAGCTGGGCATGCTCGCCAGTCCGCTGGTCGACCTGTTCCTGCACGGCAATGCCCGCCGCTATCGTTCGGTCAGAGCGAGCCAGGTGGCGGAGGCCGCATTGGCGCTGGCGATGCGCAAGACGCAGGGTCGCTTCGTCCATGATTACGACGCGATCCAGCGCGCGGCCAGAATGCTGCCCGCGCCGCTGGTGGAGGATTAGAGGGGAACAGGCGCGATGTGGGACACGATTTTCAGCATCAACACGGCGATCGCCATGATCGGCTGGGCGATCCTGCTGTTCGCGCCGCGCCGCGAATTGCCGATGACGGTCGTCCTCTATCTCGGCGTGGCTCTGCTGTGTTTGGTCTATTCGGTCGGGCTGGTCGGGATAGTGACAGGGCTGTTCGACCCCGTCGGCCCGGCTGATGCGGCGGTCGACTTTACCACCATCGACGGTGTGCAGACGATCTTCGCCTCGCGCGGCGGAGTCACGGTCGGCTGGACCCACTATCTGGCGTTCGATCTTTTTGCGGGGCTGTGGATCGCCCGCGATGCCGATGCGAAGAACGTCTCCCGCTGGATCCAAGCGCCGATCCTGCTGGCGACCTTCATGGCAGGGCCGCTCGGCCTGCTGATCTGGCTGGTCCTGCGCGAGACGCGACGGGCCCCGCGCCGGGCGGATTAATCGATGACCTCTTCACCGGCTTCGCCGACCGACTGGATATCGCGGCCGAGGCCCTTGACGGTGTTGCAGGCGGTCGCCGTCAATGAGAGGGCGACGATGCCGAGAGCGAGAAGCGTTTTGCGCGCCATGGGCGTTTCCTTCTGAAACTAGCCAGACAGCTAGAGCGCAATGGATATGAACCTATCCTTGGCACGGCGCAATCCGCTTGCTTGGCGCAGCAAAAAGGCCGGACGGGGCGACTCTTGGTGGTTCGACGCGCCGTCCGGCCTTCCTTTGCTATCCGCCGGATTGCCTAGATGACCCTGTCACCCGCTTCACCGACCGATTCGATATCCTGTCCGACGCCCTTCACGGTATTGCAGGCCGTCGCGGTAAGCGAGAGCGCGGCAATGCCGAGGGCGACTAGGGTCTTGCGAACCATTGTTCTTCTCCGATCTACGTGCTTATGCCGACTAAACCGCTGTGCTTCGCGTAAGTTCCTCGATCCGCGCATGCTGCTTGAGGCGATGTTCGCGCCATGCGACCAGCAGCCCGGCACATATGATGAGTGGAGCGCCGAGCCACAGGGTGGGCGGCGGCACGCGGTCGAAGACGGTCCAGCCATAGGTGACCGCCCAGATCAGCGATGTGTAGTCCATCACGATAATCGTGGCGGCCGAGCCGAAGCGCAGCGAGGTCGTCAACAGGATCTGCGCCGCGGCACCGCATAGTGCCATCGCCAGCACGATTCCCCAGGTCACCGGATCGTGCGCGGTCAGGACGAAGGGCAGGGACAACGCGGCGAGCGGGGCGGTGAGCGCGGTGAACCAGAAGATGATCGAATAGGGCGTTTCCGTGGTATTGAGGTCTTGGATCTGGAACGAGATCAGCGCGACCATGAAAGCCGCGACCAGCCCGATCGCGATGCCGAAGGGATCGACCGCGCCGCCGCTCCCCGGCTGCATTACGATCGCGACACCGGCGAAACCGACGAGCACCGCGCCCCAGCGATAGAGGCCGATCTTCTCGCGAAACAGCAACAGCGCCAGCAGCACGGCGAACATCGGCGTGGTGAAACTGATGGTGGTCGCTTCCGCCAGCGGCAGCAGGATCACCGCGCCATATACGAACATCATCCCGGTGATCCCGTAGATCGCGCGGCGGGCATGGGCGCCGAACCGCCGGGTACGGATATCTGCCAGCCGCCCGAGCCATGCCAGCAGGCCGGTGATGACGACGAGCGTAATGGCCTGCCGCCAGAAGATCATCTCCAGCAGGTGGACGCCGCGCTGCTCGCCCAGTTTCACCAGCATCGCCATCGTCGCCAGGCTCAGCGCGGTCAGCAGGCGCAGGCCCAGCGCCAAGAGCGGGCGGGGGCGGGCGACGGATCCATCCATCCGGCAGCCCCTAGTGCAAAGCTGCGATCATGCCCATATGGCCGCGCGATGGAATTTCTTCGGGCCCTGATCTTCGCCAGCGACGCGGAATTGCTCGCGCTTTGGGGCGCGGGATTCCTGCTGCTGGCGGCCTTTGCCACCTATATGGAAAAGCGCCGCACCAGGCGCACCGAGTTTGACCGGGTCGGCTGGGTGCCGTGGTTCGGAATTTTCTTCGTCAGCGTGATTTTCGGCGGCGGGCTGCTGGCGCTGGCCGTGCCGGGGATGCTGAGGGGCTAGGGGAATTGTTGCTTTTCGCACCCACATCCGTGGGTGCGGTTTCCTCGCGTTTATTTGTGTGGCCTCAGGCGCCGGCGTGCGCATCCGCGCACTTGGCTGTCCTCCGGGGGCCCGACCCCTGCGGGGCCACCCCTCCGGGCGCGCAGTCGCGCTTGCGGTCGGCGGGTCGCCGACCGTGCTCCGCCACCCGGTAGCTAGCTGGTCCAATCGAAAGCTCGCGTCCTGGTCGCGGAGCACGGCCCCGGCGGAGGGGCCGCAAGGGCGACCGCCCGCCCGCAGCGGGTGCGGCTTGCCGCACATCTAGCGAGGACGCACGCACGGATGTGGGTGCGAAAAACGAGGACCCTAGAGACAAGCCTCCAAGTAAGCCTGGTCGAACCCGAACTGACGGGCTTTCTCGAGCGTATACGGACGCAGGCCCGAGGAACGGAATTCGCCGAGGATTTTGCCGTCCTCGCTTTCGTCCAGGTATTCGAACTTGAACAGGTTCTGCGTCACGATCACGTCGCCTTCCATCCCGATCACCTCGGTGATGTCGGTGGTGCGACGCGAACCGTCGCGGAGGCGCTTGACCTGCACGATGAGGTCGACCGATTCGGCGATCTGGCGCGAGATGGCTTCCTTCGGGATCTTGATGTCGCCCATCAGGATCATGTTTTCCATACGACCGAGGCACTCGCGCGGGCTGTTGGCGTGAAGCGTACACATCGAGCCGTCGTGACCGGTGTTCATGGCGGCGAGAAGGTCGAAACATTCCGCGCCGCGAATCTCACCCAGGATGATCCGGTCGGGGCGCATACGCAGGGCGTTCTTCACGAGATCGCCGATGGTGATCGCGCCCTGTCCTTCGAGGTTCGGCGGACGCGTTTCGAGCGGCAGCCAGTGCGGCTGCTGCAGACGAAGCTCGGCGGCATCCTCGATCGTCAGCACGCGCTCGCCCGGGTCGATCATCTTCGACAGGGCGTTGAGCATGGTCGTCTTACCCGAACCGGTACCGCCCGAGATGACGATGTTCATGCGGCAGGCGCCCGCGATCTTGAGTGCGGTGCACATCTTGTCGCTCATCGAACCGAAGTCCTTGAGCATGTCCAATGTAATCGGCTTTTCGGAGAATTTACGGATCGAGATCGCGGTACCGCGCAGCGAAAGCGGCGGCACGATGACGTTCACACGGCTGCCGTCCTTGAGGCGGGCGTCTGCCAGAGGCGTGGTCTGGTCGACGCGGCGGCCGACCTGGTTCAC carries:
- a CDS encoding deoxyguanosinetriphosphate triphosphohydrolase, which gives rise to MSRSHLASDPAASRGREFAHQQSETRGPRSAFQRDRDRIIHSIAFRRLKSKTQVFVAPDGDHYRTRLTHSLEVAQIGRVIARALGLDEDLTEALCLAHDIGHPPFGHAGERALHDASSRQGGFDHNAQTLRTLMRLESPYPSHDGLNLSWEVLEGLAKHNGPVAEPHPALGELDTAFPLDLGQWGSLEAQVAAVADDIAYDNHDIDDGLRAGILDFDDLLTLDFLADLWRDIEERYPGVPHERLRRELVRSQIGLMVNDVIMHTRSSTEGMESIDDVRGAARMLGGFSPEMFEQERALKKFMYDRLYYHPQQVAAGEKAREVISRLYAAYDQDPELMGGGWSSDIPQQAAERSRHIVDYIAGMTDHFALEQCRQIYGKAPSGLGTV
- a CDS encoding NAD(P)H-binding protein; protein product: MSTRTRIALVGATGLIGQEILQLSVGREDLRIVGVARREVPLPEGARMEVFVAEPAKWGEVFEAVRPDAVICALGTTIRKVGGDKQAFRAVDHDLVLDTARAAVDAGVERFLSVSSVGADRHSKNFYLSVKGETEADLTKVGFKRLDILRPGLLRGARNGDMRPAEKLGMLASPLVDLFLHGNARRYRSVRASQVAEAALALAMRKTQGRFVHDYDAIQRAARMLPAPLVED
- a CDS encoding ABA4-like family protein is translated as MWDTIFSINTAIAMIGWAILLFAPRRELPMTVVLYLGVALLCLVYSVGLVGIVTGLFDPVGPADAAVDFTTIDGVQTIFASRGGVTVGWTHYLAFDLFAGLWIARDADAKNVSRWIQAPILLATFMAGPLGLLIWLVLRETRRAPRRAD
- a CDS encoding entericidin A/B family lipoprotein; the protein is MARKTLLALGIVALSLTATACNTVKGLGRDIQSVGEAGEEVID
- a CDS encoding entericidin A/B family lipoprotein — translated: MVRKTLVALGIAALSLTATACNTVKGVGQDIESVGEAGDRVI
- a CDS encoding DMT family transporter, which translates into the protein MDGSVARPRPLLALGLRLLTALSLATMAMLVKLGEQRGVHLLEMIFWRQAITLVVITGLLAWLGRLADIRTRRFGAHARRAIYGITGMMFVYGAVILLPLAEATTISFTTPMFAVLLALLLFREKIGLYRWGAVLVGFAGVAIVMQPGSGGAVDPFGIAIGLVAAFMVALISFQIQDLNTTETPYSIIFWFTALTAPLAALSLPFVLTAHDPVTWGIVLAMALCGAAAQILLTTSLRFGSAATIIVMDYTSLIWAVTYGWTVFDRVPPPTLWLGAPLIICAGLLVAWREHRLKQHARIEELTRSTAV
- a CDS encoding CpaF family protein codes for the protein MSAFGRKNGPGGMASGSRPAFGVARPMKGGAKAKADPGGEQFPPLPGETEGKEDSASAPTPRAGADDALTRLADRANHIHEKTEIGGFEASVHKIKEQVLPRLLERVDPEAAATLSKEELSEEFRPIIMEVLAELKVTLNRREQFALEKVLIDELLGFGPLEELLQDPDVSDIMVNGPDQTYIEKKGKLVLAPIQFRDESHLFQIAQRIVNQVGRRVDQTTPLADARLKDGSRVNVIVPPLSLRGTAISIRKFSEKPITLDMLKDFGSMSDKMCTALKIAGACRMNIVISGGTGSGKTTMLNALSKMIDPGERVLTIEDAAELRLQQPHWLPLETRPPNLEGQGAITIGDLVKNALRMRPDRIILGEIRGAECFDLLAAMNTGHDGSMCTLHANSPRECLGRMENMILMGDIKIPKEAISRQIAESVDLIVQVKRLRDGSRRTTDITEVIGMEGDVIVTQNLFKFEYLDESEDGKILGEFRSSGLRPYTLEKARQFGFDQAYLEACL